In one Ornithinimicrobium pratense genomic region, the following are encoded:
- the nuoE gene encoding NADH-quinone oxidoreductase subunit NuoE, whose protein sequence is MFAPSPLHPQAPLRASDEPYPPDVLERMSADAAKVISRYPQQRSALLPLLHLVQSVDGYITGRGVHFCAEQLGLTTAEVSGVATFYTQYKRHPNGDYTVGVCTNTLCAIMGGDQLFEELSEYLGIGHDETTEDGKITLERVECNAACDFAPVVMVNWEFFDNQTPESARQVVDRLRAGEPVAPTRGPSRVGTFKEVSRVLAGFTDGRADEGVGAGPASLQGTLLAQKMGWSAPGGTDGDAVPDAQQTQATPAGQEGGLDRGRPSSADTPSNRPDEQPGGGGPAGDARPVGENTKEEER, encoded by the coding sequence ATGTTCGCCCCCTCGCCGCTGCACCCGCAGGCCCCGCTGCGCGCCTCGGACGAGCCGTACCCGCCCGACGTGCTGGAGCGGATGTCGGCCGACGCGGCCAAGGTCATCTCCCGCTACCCGCAGCAGCGCTCCGCCCTGCTGCCGCTGCTGCACCTGGTCCAGTCGGTGGACGGCTACATCACCGGTCGTGGGGTGCACTTCTGCGCCGAGCAGCTGGGGCTGACGACCGCCGAGGTCAGCGGTGTCGCCACCTTCTACACCCAGTACAAGCGCCACCCCAACGGTGACTACACGGTCGGCGTCTGCACCAACACCCTCTGCGCGATCATGGGCGGGGACCAGCTCTTCGAGGAGCTCAGCGAGTACCTCGGGATCGGTCACGACGAGACCACCGAGGACGGCAAGATCACCCTCGAGCGGGTCGAGTGCAACGCCGCCTGCGACTTCGCGCCAGTGGTGATGGTCAACTGGGAGTTCTTCGACAACCAGACGCCCGAGTCCGCCAGGCAGGTCGTGGACCGGCTGCGCGCTGGCGAGCCTGTCGCGCCCACCCGCGGCCCCTCCCGGGTGGGCACCTTCAAGGAGGTCTCCCGGGTGCTGGCCGGCTTCACCGACGGCCGCGCCGACGAGGGCGTTGGCGCCGGCCCCGCCTCGCTCCAGGGCACCCTGCTGGCCCAGAAGATGGGCTGGAGCGCCCCGGGCGGAACCGATGGCGACGCTGTGCCCGACGCACAGCAGACCCAGGCCACCCCGGCCGGGCAGGAAGGTGGCCTGGACCGTGGCCGCCCGAGCTCGGCCGACACCCCGAGCAACCGGCCCGACGAGCAGCCTGGCGGCGGCGGTCCCGCCGGCGACGCTCGCCCCGTCGGTGAGAACACGAAGGAGGAGGAGCGGTGA
- a CDS encoding NADH-quinone oxidoreductase subunit C, protein MAARRGTPGEPVQVARRKGLFGSSVGNDTSGYGHLEVPILFPGEAERPYGSYFDEVVDALETAAPEAFAAGVERVVVDRGELTLHVRREQLVALVKPLRDDARLRFEMCSGVSGVHWPEQEGAELHAVYHFLSITHGARRVRFEVTCPDADPRIPSIVHVYPAVDWHERETWDMFGIIFEGHPGLTRILMPDDWPGHPQRKDYPLGGIPVEYKGATIPAPDERRSYS, encoded by the coding sequence GTGGCGGCCCGGCGGGGCACGCCGGGCGAGCCCGTGCAGGTGGCACGACGGAAGGGTTTGTTTGGCAGCTCCGTGGGCAACGACACCTCGGGGTACGGCCACCTGGAGGTGCCGATCCTGTTCCCGGGGGAGGCCGAGCGACCCTACGGCTCCTACTTCGACGAGGTGGTCGACGCGCTCGAGACCGCAGCGCCGGAGGCGTTCGCGGCGGGAGTGGAGCGGGTCGTCGTCGACCGCGGGGAGCTGACCCTGCACGTGCGCCGCGAGCAGCTGGTGGCCCTCGTCAAGCCGCTGCGGGACGACGCGCGGCTGCGCTTCGAGATGTGCTCGGGGGTCTCCGGTGTGCACTGGCCCGAGCAGGAGGGCGCCGAGTTGCACGCCGTCTACCACTTCCTGTCCATCACCCATGGCGCACGTCGCGTCCGGTTCGAGGTCACCTGCCCCGACGCCGACCCGCGCATCCCGTCCATCGTGCACGTCTACCCGGCCGTCGACTGGCACGAGCGGGAGACCTGGGACATGTTCGGGATCATCTTTGAGGGCCACCCCGGCCTGACCCGCATCCTGATGCCGGACGACTGGCCGGGTCACCCCCAGCGCAAGGACTACCCGCTCGGCGGTATCCCGGTCGAGTACAAGGGCGCCACCATCCCGGCGCCCGATGAGCGGAGGAGCTACTCGTGA
- a CDS encoding NuoB/complex I 20 kDa subunit family protein, with the protein MGLEDKIPGGFMLSTVEGLAGHLRQHSVWPATFGLACCAIEMMAVGTPDYDIARFGMERFAATPRQADLMIVAGRVSQKMAPVVRQVYDQMPNPKWVIAMGVCASSGGMFNNYAIVQGVDHIVPVDVYLPGCPPRPEMLLNAVLELHKQIREFKFGVHREQAARAAEAAALRATPTHEMKGLLA; encoded by the coding sequence ATGGGTCTTGAGGACAAGATTCCCGGTGGCTTCATGTTGTCCACCGTCGAAGGGCTGGCCGGTCACCTGCGCCAGCACTCCGTGTGGCCGGCGACCTTCGGGCTGGCCTGCTGCGCCATCGAGATGATGGCGGTCGGCACGCCCGACTACGACATCGCCCGGTTCGGTATGGAGCGCTTCGCAGCCACCCCCCGCCAGGCCGACCTGATGATCGTGGCCGGCCGGGTGTCGCAGAAGATGGCCCCGGTCGTGCGGCAGGTCTACGACCAGATGCCGAACCCCAAGTGGGTCATCGCGATGGGGGTGTGCGCCAGCTCCGGCGGGATGTTCAACAACTACGCGATCGTCCAGGGCGTGGACCACATCGTCCCGGTGGATGTCTATCTACCCGGCTGCCCCCCGCGCCCGGAGATGCTGCTGAACGCGGTCCTGGAGCTGCACAAGCAGATCCGCGAGTTCAAGTTCGGAGTCCACCGCGAGCAGGCCGCCCGCGCCGCCGAGGCCGCAGCGCTACGGGCCACGCCGACGCACGAGATGAAGGGGTTGCTGGCGTGA
- a CDS encoding NADH-quinone oxidoreductase subunit A, protein MDYHPYVPVLFFLAFGLLFAFGSVFGGGLLGRVSYNRAKAEAYECGIQPTPQAHQGGRVPVKFYLTAMLFIVFDVEVLFLYPFAVAFEQVGLFSVLAMLLFLVVVSVPFVYEWSRGGLEWD, encoded by the coding sequence ATGGACTACCACCCCTATGTGCCGGTCCTCTTCTTCCTGGCCTTCGGCCTGCTCTTCGCCTTCGGCTCGGTCTTCGGCGGAGGCCTGCTGGGCAGGGTCAGCTACAACCGGGCCAAGGCCGAGGCCTACGAGTGCGGTATCCAGCCCACGCCCCAGGCACACCAGGGCGGCCGGGTGCCGGTCAAGTTCTACCTGACCGCGATGCTGTTCATCGTCTTCGACGTAGAGGTGCTCTTCCTCTACCCCTTCGCGGTGGCCTTCGAGCAGGTGGGGCTGTTCTCGGTGCTGGCGATGCTGCTGTTCCTCGTCGTCGTGTCCGTCCCGTTCGTCTACGAGTGGAGCAGGGGGGGCCTGGAATGGGACTGA
- a CDS encoding geranylgeranyl reductase family protein: MSEQVETADVIVVGAGPGGSATAAYLAQHGLDVLLLEKATFPRDKICGDGLTPRAVRELINLGVPTRPEDGWHRTRGLRIVGGGVRMELDWPGNETFPPFGLVRTRMDLDETLARHAERRGARLLQGMNVSGPILDHRDHIVGVTAKVMGPNGRATGATREFRARVVVAADGNSSRLSLAMDRPKRDDRPMGVAVRSYFSTPRHDDGYLESWLELWTQDEAGARHLMPGYGWIFPLGDGTANVGLGILDTFKDFGNFDSREVMRRWVAEMPEDWGFSEETRLAPIRGAALPMCFNRQPLYDRGLLLVGDAGGMVNPFNGEGIAEAMEAGRYGAEIIASALARATPGETEAVLRSYPKVMKDALGGYFMLGKQFATLIGHPEVMRLAVRYGLPRKALMRLLIKIMANLPQERGGRLDDRVINALSRMTPAA, translated from the coding sequence GTGAGTGAGCAGGTCGAGACCGCCGACGTCATCGTTGTCGGCGCAGGCCCCGGTGGTTCGGCCACTGCCGCATACCTGGCGCAGCACGGGCTGGACGTCCTGCTGCTGGAGAAGGCCACCTTCCCCCGCGACAAGATCTGCGGCGACGGCCTGACCCCGCGCGCGGTCCGCGAGCTGATCAACCTCGGGGTCCCGACCCGCCCGGAGGACGGGTGGCACCGCACCCGAGGGCTGCGCATCGTCGGCGGCGGGGTCCGGATGGAGCTGGACTGGCCAGGGAACGAGACCTTCCCGCCCTTCGGCCTGGTCCGCACCCGGATGGACCTGGACGAGACCCTGGCCCGGCACGCGGAGCGCCGGGGCGCACGGCTGCTGCAGGGGATGAACGTCTCGGGCCCGATCCTCGACCACCGCGACCACATCGTCGGTGTCACCGCCAAGGTGATGGGGCCGAACGGCCGCGCCACGGGAGCGACCCGTGAGTTCCGGGCGCGTGTCGTGGTCGCTGCGGACGGCAACTCCAGCAGGCTCTCGCTGGCGATGGACCGGCCCAAGCGGGACGACCGGCCGATGGGTGTGGCGGTGCGCAGCTACTTCAGCACCCCCCGCCACGACGACGGGTATCTGGAGTCCTGGCTGGAGCTGTGGACGCAGGACGAGGCCGGCGCCCGCCACCTCATGCCCGGCTACGGCTGGATCTTCCCGCTCGGCGACGGGACCGCCAACGTCGGGCTGGGCATCCTCGACACCTTCAAGGACTTCGGCAACTTCGACTCGCGCGAGGTCATGCGCCGCTGGGTGGCCGAGATGCCGGAGGACTGGGGCTTTTCCGAAGAGACCCGGCTGGCGCCGATCCGCGGGGCTGCCCTGCCGATGTGCTTCAACCGCCAGCCTCTCTACGACCGCGGTCTGCTGCTCGTGGGCGACGCCGGCGGCATGGTCAACCCGTTCAACGGCGAGGGCATCGCCGAGGCGATGGAGGCTGGCCGCTACGGCGCCGAGATCATCGCCTCCGCCCTGGCCCGCGCCACGCCGGGGGAGACCGAGGCCGTGCTGCGCTCCTATCCCAAGGTGATGAAGGACGCGCTCGGCGGCTACTTCATGCTCGGCAAGCAGTTCGCCACCCTGATCGGCCACCCCGAGGTGATGCGTCTGGCGGTCCGCTACGGCCTGCCCCGCAAGGCCCTGATGCGGCTGCTGATCAAGATCATGGCCAACCTGCCGCAGGAGCGCGGCGGCCGGCTGGATGACCGCGTGATCAACGCGCTGAGCCGGATGACCCCTGCGGCATGA
- a CDS encoding exonuclease domain-containing protein yields MGTSAAGGREPVVPPGTPLADLAAAAVVPADTPLERVELLAIDLETTGLDPRKDEVLSVGMVVVRGGQVHLGTARHLPVRPRGQVGDSAVVHGLTDDALAQAPTMEQVLPEVLAALLHETPVPGVPQDAPPPRRVLLAHFAEVEATFLAAACRQVYGTAVGMPVVDTLQIARRLLRAQHHELQAGTVRLDACRRRHGLPRYRAHSALTDAVACAELFLAQTAALEQVRGRALILRDVLERRLR; encoded by the coding sequence GTGGGGACGTCTGCGGCCGGGGGCCGGGAGCCCGTGGTCCCGCCCGGCACCCCACTGGCCGATCTGGCTGCCGCGGCGGTGGTGCCTGCGGACACGCCGCTGGAGCGGGTCGAGCTGCTCGCGATCGACCTTGAGACGACCGGGCTGGACCCACGCAAGGACGAGGTGTTGTCGGTAGGGATGGTGGTGGTCCGGGGCGGTCAGGTGCACCTGGGCACGGCCCGCCACCTGCCGGTGCGGCCCCGCGGGCAGGTCGGCGACTCCGCCGTCGTGCACGGGCTCACCGACGACGCACTGGCCCAGGCACCCACGATGGAGCAGGTGCTGCCCGAGGTGCTGGCCGCCCTCCTCCATGAGACCCCCGTGCCGGGGGTCCCCCAGGATGCCCCCCCACCGCGCAGGGTGCTGCTGGCCCACTTCGCCGAGGTCGAGGCAACCTTCCTGGCGGCGGCCTGCCGCCAGGTCTACGGCACGGCGGTGGGGATGCCGGTGGTGGACACCCTGCAGATCGCCCGGCGCCTGCTGCGCGCCCAGCACCACGAGCTGCAGGCCGGCACGGTCCGGCTCGACGCCTGCCGGCGCCGGCACGGGCTGCCGCGCTACCGGGCTCACTCGGCGCTGACGGACGCCGTGGCCTGCGCCGAGCTGTTCCTGGCCCAGACGGCGGCGCTGGAGCAGGTGCGCGGGCGTGCCCTGATCCTGCGGGACGTGCTGGAGCGGAGGCTGCGGTAG
- a CDS encoding putative nucleotidyltransferase substrate binding domain-containing protein, with product MDVELAEIRDFLAQHPPFDVLPEQVLDALPRRCTLSYARRGATVLRAGSRNDRLFVVRSGAVDITDEGQLVDRVGAGGAFGMSSVVEHVPTRYQVTAREDTLLIQLPQDAFDELTTAHPAVAAHFAGTHHDRIRTAIGQLQAPSRGSSVLRTAVRDMIRAEPVRSGPEVTIAQAAQEMTRAGVSSLLIMRGEELLGIVTDRDLRRRVLAAGIAPDRPVAEVMTPDPITVGAEALALEVLLEMTGRNIHHLPVRDGSGRILGLVTTTDLVRLERSNPVYLVADISGQTDVVGVVEQARRIPSVVEQLVAEDASAEDIGRVTTALADAVVVRLLELTVAELRDAGHGEAPGRYTWVWLGSAAREEMGLGGDQDHALVLADDTDPHDPWWALLAERVTEGLEAAGLPPCGGDIMASNPRWRMTVSQWRSQFARWSHEPEPNAVLWAAIFYDMRCVFGEPALVEGLREEVVPMGGRSDLLVAYLAGQASRMRPPIGFFRGFVLEDAGEHRDTLDIKRGVTAVVQLARVHAVRAGSRALGTRLRLEAAAAGGGLSAQTATDLADAFELMSYLRVRHQARQVRAGQRPDNHLNPEDLGSLDRRHLRDAFQIVRSAQQALGARLPRVG from the coding sequence ATGGACGTCGAGCTCGCCGAGATCAGGGACTTCCTGGCCCAGCACCCGCCGTTCGACGTGCTGCCGGAGCAGGTGCTGGACGCTCTGCCGCGGCGCTGCACCCTGAGCTATGCCCGGCGGGGGGCGACGGTGCTGCGGGCGGGTTCGCGCAACGACCGGCTCTTCGTGGTCCGCTCCGGGGCGGTGGACATCACCGACGAGGGGCAGCTGGTGGACAGGGTCGGCGCCGGCGGCGCCTTCGGGATGTCCTCGGTGGTTGAGCACGTGCCGACGCGGTATCAGGTGACCGCCCGGGAGGACACCTTGCTCATCCAACTGCCGCAGGACGCTTTCGATGAGCTGACGACCGCCCACCCGGCCGTGGCCGCCCACTTCGCCGGCACCCACCACGACCGGATCCGGACCGCGATCGGCCAGCTCCAGGCGCCGAGCCGGGGGTCCTCGGTCCTGCGGACCGCCGTGCGCGACATGATCCGGGCCGAACCGGTCCGATCCGGTCCGGAGGTCACCATCGCCCAGGCCGCTCAGGAGATGACCCGGGCGGGGGTCTCCTCGCTGCTCATCATGCGTGGGGAAGAGCTGCTCGGCATCGTCACCGACCGCGACCTGCGACGCCGGGTGCTGGCGGCGGGCATCGCGCCGGACCGGCCGGTGGCGGAGGTGATGACCCCGGACCCGATCACGGTGGGGGCGGAGGCGCTGGCCCTGGAGGTGTTGCTGGAGATGACCGGCCGCAACATCCACCACCTGCCGGTGCGGGACGGGTCCGGTCGGATCCTCGGGCTGGTGACCACCACCGATCTGGTCCGGCTGGAGCGTTCCAACCCCGTCTACCTCGTCGCCGACATCAGCGGCCAGACCGACGTCGTGGGCGTGGTGGAGCAGGCGCGCCGGATCCCCTCGGTCGTGGAGCAGCTGGTGGCCGAGGACGCCAGCGCCGAGGACATCGGACGGGTGACCACGGCGCTTGCCGACGCCGTGGTGGTGCGCCTGCTCGAGCTGACCGTGGCCGAGCTGCGTGATGCCGGTCATGGTGAGGCTCCGGGGCGGTATACCTGGGTCTGGCTCGGGTCCGCGGCGCGGGAGGAGATGGGGTTGGGGGGCGACCAGGACCACGCACTGGTCCTCGCCGACGACACCGACCCGCACGACCCGTGGTGGGCCCTGTTGGCCGAACGGGTGACCGAGGGGCTGGAGGCGGCCGGGTTGCCACCCTGCGGCGGCGACATCATGGCTTCCAACCCGCGGTGGCGGATGACGGTGTCGCAGTGGCGCTCTCAGTTTGCCCGCTGGAGCCACGAGCCCGAGCCCAATGCGGTCCTGTGGGCGGCGATCTTCTACGACATGCGGTGCGTCTTCGGCGAGCCGGCCCTGGTGGAGGGGTTGCGGGAGGAAGTCGTCCCGATGGGCGGGCGCTCGGACCTGCTCGTGGCCTACCTCGCCGGGCAGGCGTCCCGGATGCGCCCGCCGATCGGCTTCTTCCGCGGCTTCGTGCTCGAGGACGCCGGAGAGCACCGGGACACGCTGGACATCAAGAGGGGTGTCACGGCCGTGGTCCAGCTGGCGCGGGTGCACGCGGTGCGGGCGGGGTCGAGGGCGCTCGGGACGAGGCTCCGGCTGGAGGCCGCCGCGGCCGGGGGCGGGTTGTCGGCCCAGACCGCGACCGACCTGGCCGACGCCTTTGAGCTCATGTCCTACCTGCGGGTGCGGCACCAGGCCCGCCAGGTCCGGGCGGGGCAGCGTCCGGACAACCATCTCAACCCCGAGGACCTGGGCAGCCTGGACCGGCGGCACCTGCGCGACGCCTTCCAGATCGTCCGTTCCGCGCAGCAGGCTCTGGGCGCCCGTCTGCCGCGGGTGGGCTGA
- a CDS encoding demethylmenaquinone methyltransferase gives MNPNRANLDKAPHEVAGMFDGVARRYDLTNTVLTGGLDAHWRRVAARVVDARPGERVLDIAAGTGGSSVPYADREVAVVPADFSLGMLREGNRRRPDLPFTAADAMALPFADGSFDVVTMSFGLRNVKDVAQALREFLRVARPGGRLLVVEFSTPTVPGFAQVYDRVALNLLPAVARRTSSNPESYEYLTESIRAWPDQRELAETIRGAGWEQVRWRNLTGGIVALHHALAPDPVGGLT, from the coding sequence ATGAACCCCAACCGCGCCAACCTGGACAAGGCACCGCACGAGGTCGCGGGCATGTTCGACGGTGTCGCGAGGCGCTACGACCTCACCAACACCGTGCTGACCGGCGGCCTGGACGCGCATTGGCGCCGGGTGGCCGCCCGGGTCGTCGACGCCCGGCCGGGGGAGCGGGTGCTCGACATCGCCGCCGGCACTGGCGGCTCCAGCGTGCCCTACGCCGACCGGGAGGTCGCGGTCGTGCCCGCGGACTTCTCCCTCGGCATGCTCCGCGAGGGCAACCGGCGCCGGCCCGACCTGCCCTTCACCGCGGCCGACGCGATGGCGCTGCCCTTCGCCGACGGGTCCTTCGACGTGGTGACGATGAGCTTCGGCCTGCGCAACGTCAAGGACGTCGCGCAGGCGCTGCGCGAGTTCTTGCGGGTCGCCCGGCCCGGGGGGCGGCTGCTCGTGGTCGAGTTCTCTACCCCCACCGTCCCTGGCTTTGCCCAGGTCTACGACAGGGTCGCGCTCAACCTGCTGCCTGCCGTGGCGCGGCGCACCAGCTCCAACCCCGAGTCCTACGAGTACCTCACCGAGTCGATCCGGGCCTGGCCCGACCAGCGCGAGCTCGCCGAGACCATCCGCGGGGCCGGCTGGGAGCAGGTGCGTTGGCGCAACCTGACCGGTGGCATCGTGGCCCTGCACCACGCGCTCGCACCCGACCCCGTCGGTGGCCTGACCTAG
- a CDS encoding isochorismate synthase, which yields MSPAPPRLRAHPVPPRLRARTVAVDAPGDLLTRVPDEVDPREVVTWLREGDGMVGWGRVAHVETQGPQRFAGAEDWWTRLREGAQIEDEVRLPGTGLVAFGSFAFADGSADPSVLTVPRVVIGRRDGLAWITHVVREDEPWPDSHPAEILTRTNPLIDVLDPLVEEPGSVPAQRWPQVIAQGISRIAGGEVDKVVLARDVAVRHRDRQPVRIAPVLERLEKRYGATWTFAVAGLVGATPEMLVRLQGGRARSRVLAGTIRRPNGIPLPAGAAPHGDPRLFLVSSEKDLEEHAYAVRSVAEALAPHCEDLVVPETPYVLELPDVYHLASDLTGTMHSRATSLRLAAALHPSAAVCGTPTADAFRVIAELEGMDRGRYAGPVGWMDASGDGDWCIALRCGELAEDRQSMRIFAGGGIVAASDPQSELAETEIKLTAMRHALGLA from the coding sequence GTGTCTCCCGCCCCGCCCCGCCTGCGCGCCCACCCGGTCCCGCCCCGCCTGCGCGCCCGCACGGTCGCCGTGGACGCCCCCGGTGACCTGCTGACCCGGGTCCCGGACGAGGTCGACCCGCGGGAGGTGGTCACCTGGCTGCGCGAGGGCGACGGCATGGTGGGCTGGGGGCGGGTGGCCCACGTCGAGACCCAGGGGCCGCAGCGCTTCGCCGGGGCCGAGGACTGGTGGACGCGGTTGCGCGAGGGCGCCCAGATCGAGGACGAGGTACGCCTGCCCGGCACCGGCCTGGTGGCGTTCGGCTCCTTCGCCTTCGCCGACGGCTCCGCCGACCCCAGCGTGCTCACCGTCCCGCGCGTCGTCATCGGGCGCCGGGACGGGCTGGCCTGGATCACCCACGTCGTGCGTGAGGACGAGCCATGGCCGGACAGCCACCCGGCGGAGATCCTCACCCGCACCAACCCCCTGATCGACGTCCTGGACCCGCTGGTCGAGGAGCCGGGCAGCGTGCCGGCCCAGCGGTGGCCGCAGGTGATCGCCCAGGGGATCTCCCGCATCGCCGGGGGCGAGGTGGACAAGGTCGTGCTCGCCCGGGACGTGGCGGTGCGTCACCGCGACCGGCAGCCGGTCCGGATCGCGCCGGTGCTGGAGCGGCTGGAGAAGCGGTATGGCGCCACCTGGACCTTCGCCGTCGCGGGATTGGTCGGCGCGACCCCCGAGATGCTGGTGCGCCTGCAGGGCGGGCGGGCGCGGTCGCGGGTGCTGGCCGGCACGATCCGCCGCCCGAACGGTATTCCGCTCCCCGCCGGGGCGGCCCCGCACGGTGATCCCCGGCTGTTTCTGGTGAGCAGCGAGAAGGACCTGGAGGAGCACGCCTACGCCGTGCGCTCAGTCGCCGAAGCGCTGGCCCCGCACTGCGAGGACCTGGTGGTCCCGGAGACGCCCTACGTCCTGGAGCTGCCCGACGTCTACCACCTGGCCAGCGACCTCACCGGCACGATGCACAGCCGGGCCACCTCGCTGCGCCTGGCCGCTGCCCTGCACCCCTCGGCCGCCGTGTGCGGCACGCCAACAGCTGACGCCTTCCGGGTGATCGCCGAGCTGGAGGGGATGGACCGCGGGCGGTATGCCGGCCCGGTCGGCTGGATGGACGCCTCCGGCGACGGTGACTGGTGCATCGCGCTGCGCTGCGGCGAGCTGGCCGAGGACCGGCAGTCGATGCGGATCTTCGCCGGCGGCGGGATCGTCGCGGCCTCCGACCCGCAGTCCGAGCTGGCCGAGACGGAGATCAAGCTCACGGCGATGCGCCACGCCCTGGGCCTGGCCTGA
- a CDS encoding MFS transporter, translating to MPRTRPGGGSVPAVLAVFAAAGFAMGQTLSRLPAVRDQLDAGPGELGLALMGMGAGSLLAMPFSGRLVDRFGSRAVVSVTVVLACLGWASVAVAPSVPVLLATLVLTGVNVGVWDVTMNIQGAHVERRRARAWMPQFHAGFSGGAVLGAGSGALAAHLGIGLVQLPVLAALAAVVGVVGARHFVREDDDDAGDAQGPEGAAQAHDQSPARPGITRPEVLIGLVALAAALAEGAANDWLALLLVDVHRAPEAFGALTLTAFNLTMMVGRLLGGPATDRFGRDVVVRTGGVLAVLGILVVVLVPSLTLALLGGLLWGLGISTIFPAAMSAAGEVPGRGNRAITVVSTIAYGAFLFGAPAIGLLAEWAGLDRALFLVVGFLALMVLLAPVMKVAGYGDMSLTLRPPTAADEAAMRRMHEQLAEEGFQFLLADGPWPHVLAQIEWESRGVGLPEGRVPADFLVAEVDGQPVGRVSIRHRLNDFLLQEGGHIGYAVAPEFRRRGYATEIVREAVKRLAALGVDRVLITCDDGNHASAGTIEKAGGVLEDVRPTAAGPAKRRYWIQAR from the coding sequence GTGCCCCGGACCCGACCTGGCGGCGGCAGCGTGCCCGCCGTCCTCGCCGTCTTCGCCGCCGCCGGCTTCGCCATGGGGCAGACGCTGTCCCGGCTGCCAGCGGTCCGCGACCAGCTGGACGCCGGGCCGGGAGAGCTCGGTCTGGCGCTGATGGGGATGGGTGCCGGGTCACTGCTGGCGATGCCCTTCTCCGGCCGCCTGGTCGACCGCTTCGGCAGCCGCGCCGTGGTCAGCGTGACCGTGGTGCTGGCCTGCCTGGGCTGGGCCAGCGTGGCCGTCGCCCCCTCGGTGCCCGTGCTGCTGGCCACACTCGTCCTGACGGGGGTGAACGTCGGCGTCTGGGACGTCACCATGAACATCCAGGGAGCCCACGTCGAGCGGCGCCGGGCGCGTGCCTGGATGCCCCAGTTCCACGCGGGCTTCTCCGGCGGGGCCGTCCTGGGGGCCGGGTCGGGCGCGCTCGCCGCACACCTGGGCATCGGCCTGGTCCAGCTGCCCGTGCTCGCCGCGCTCGCCGCGGTCGTCGGTGTCGTGGGGGCGCGGCACTTCGTGCGGGAGGACGACGACGACGCCGGTGACGCGCAGGGGCCAGAGGGCGCGGCGCAGGCGCACGACCAGAGTCCTGCCCGCCCGGGTATCACTCGCCCGGAGGTCCTCATCGGCCTCGTGGCCCTGGCGGCGGCGCTCGCCGAGGGGGCGGCCAACGACTGGCTTGCCCTGCTCCTCGTCGACGTCCACCGGGCACCGGAGGCCTTCGGGGCACTGACCCTGACGGCGTTCAACCTCACGATGATGGTCGGCCGTCTGCTTGGTGGCCCGGCGACCGACCGGTTCGGCCGCGACGTCGTGGTGCGGACCGGCGGGGTCCTGGCCGTGCTGGGCATCCTGGTCGTGGTACTGGTGCCCTCGCTGACCCTCGCGCTGCTCGGCGGGTTGTTGTGGGGCCTGGGCATCTCGACGATCTTCCCGGCCGCGATGTCCGCGGCCGGTGAGGTCCCCGGCCGCGGCAACCGAGCGATCACGGTGGTCTCGACGATCGCCTACGGGGCATTCCTGTTCGGGGCGCCGGCGATCGGCCTGCTGGCCGAGTGGGCCGGCCTGGACCGGGCCCTGTTCCTGGTCGTGGGCTTCCTGGCGCTGATGGTCCTGCTCGCCCCGGTGATGAAGGTGGCAGGATACGGAGACATGTCGCTGACCCTGCGTCCGCCCACCGCCGCTGACGAGGCCGCGATGCGACGCATGCACGAGCAGCTGGCCGAGGAGGGCTTCCAGTTTTTGCTCGCCGACGGTCCGTGGCCACACGTGCTGGCCCAGATCGAGTGGGAGTCCAGGGGGGTGGGCCTGCCCGAGGGTCGGGTCCCGGCTGACTTCCTGGTCGCCGAGGTCGACGGCCAGCCGGTCGGGCGGGTCTCGATCCGGCACCGGCTCAACGACTTCTTGCTGCAGGAGGGCGGCCACATCGGCTACGCGGTGGCCCCGGAGTTCCGCCGCCGGGGCTACGCCACCGAGATCGTCCGGGAGGCCGTCAAACGCCTCGCCGCGCTGGGGGTGGACCGGGTTCTCATCACCTGCGACGACGGCAACCACGCCTCGGCGGGGACCATCGAGAAGGCCGGTGGCGTGCTGGAGGATGTCCGGCCCACCGCCGCTGGGCCGGCCAAGCGCCGGTACTGGATCCAGGCCCGCTGA